Proteins from a genomic interval of Nocardioidaceae bacterium:
- the pdxH gene encoding pyridoxamine 5'-phosphate oxidase, giving the protein MPDYEDLRVSYSRDELDETSAPAAPWELFDRWFDAAQGAGLPEPNAMTLATVDGRGRPHVRTVLLKGMEQVGPSDRAPVFYSNRRSDKGSQLAGNPACALLFTWLQLERQVRLEGTVTELSEERSDAYFASRPRGSQLGAWASPQSQVVMGREDLERRYAAVEQRYAGQPVPRPAYWGGWRVDVACIEFWQGRGSRMHDRLRYRHEADGWHRERLGP; this is encoded by the coding sequence GTGCCCGACTACGAGGACCTGCGCGTCAGCTATTCACGTGACGAGCTCGACGAGACCTCCGCGCCGGCGGCCCCCTGGGAGCTGTTCGACCGCTGGTTCGACGCCGCGCAGGGCGCAGGGCTCCCCGAGCCCAACGCGATGACGCTCGCCACCGTCGACGGGCGCGGCCGGCCCCACGTGCGCACGGTGCTGCTGAAGGGGATGGAGCAGGTCGGCCCGTCCGATCGCGCACCGGTCTTCTACAGCAACCGTCGCTCCGACAAGGGCAGCCAGCTCGCAGGCAACCCGGCGTGCGCGCTCCTGTTCACCTGGCTGCAGCTCGAGCGGCAGGTGCGCCTCGAGGGCACGGTGACCGAGCTGTCCGAGGAGCGCTCCGACGCGTACTTCGCGAGCCGGCCCCGCGGCTCCCAGCTCGGTGCGTGGGCCTCACCGCAGTCTCAGGTGGTGATGGGTCGTGAGGACCTCGAGCGCCGCTACGCCGCGGTCGAGCAGCGGTACGCAGGCCAACCCGTGCCGCGTCCGGCCTACTGGGGCGGGTGGCGGGTCGACGTCGCCTGCATCGAGTTCTGGCAGGGCCGTGGCAGCCGGATGCACGACCGGCTGCGCTACCGCCACGAGGCGGACGGGTGGCACCGGGAGCGCCTCGGGCCGTGA
- a CDS encoding citrate synthase 2, producing MTEVHHGLEGVVAFESEIAEPDKEGSSLRYRGVDIEDLVGRVPFEKVWGLLIDGAYDPGLPPAEPYNIPIHTGDVRADVQAGVAMLGPQLGMRHTYDISDEQAREDLARIAVMVLSYAGQAARGIGKPIVPQHEVDKGSTLAEKFLTRWKGEADPDHVKAIDAYWSSAAEHGMNASTFTARVITSTGADVAAAFSGAIGAMSGPLHGGAPSRVLGMIEDVEQSGDAGAYVKKLLDDGERLMGFGHRVYRAEDPRARVLRRTAKELGAPRYEVAEALEKAALAELRERRPDRVLETNVEFWAAIVLDYAEVPANMFTTMFTCARTGGWSAHILEQKRTGRLIRPSAVYVGPGTRAADSVEGWNPAWGDSSVDDELVGGADA from the coding sequence ATGACCGAGGTCCACCACGGCCTGGAAGGCGTCGTCGCCTTCGAGAGCGAGATCGCCGAGCCCGACAAGGAGGGCTCGTCGCTGCGCTACCGCGGCGTCGACATCGAGGACCTGGTCGGCCGGGTCCCCTTCGAGAAGGTCTGGGGCCTCCTCATCGACGGGGCGTACGACCCGGGCCTGCCGCCCGCGGAGCCGTACAACATCCCGATCCACACCGGCGACGTGCGCGCCGACGTGCAGGCCGGCGTGGCGATGCTCGGGCCGCAGCTGGGCATGCGCCACACCTACGACATCTCCGACGAGCAGGCGCGCGAGGACCTCGCGCGGATCGCGGTCATGGTGCTCTCCTACGCCGGCCAGGCCGCCCGCGGCATCGGCAAGCCGATCGTGCCCCAGCACGAGGTCGACAAGGGCAGCACGCTGGCGGAGAAGTTCCTGACCCGCTGGAAGGGCGAGGCCGACCCCGACCACGTCAAGGCCATCGACGCCTACTGGTCCTCCGCGGCCGAGCACGGCATGAACGCCTCGACCTTCACCGCCCGTGTGATCACCTCGACCGGCGCCGACGTGGCCGCGGCGTTCTCCGGCGCCATCGGTGCGATGTCCGGCCCGCTGCACGGTGGGGCCCCCTCGCGGGTGCTCGGCATGATCGAGGACGTCGAGCAGTCCGGCGACGCGGGCGCGTACGTCAAGAAGCTGCTCGACGACGGCGAGCGCCTGATGGGCTTCGGCCACCGCGTCTACCGCGCCGAGGACCCCCGGGCCCGGGTGCTGCGTCGCACCGCGAAGGAGCTCGGCGCCCCGCGTTACGAGGTCGCCGAGGCGCTGGAGAAGGCCGCTCTCGCCGAGCTGCGCGAGCGTCGTCCCGACCGGGTGCTCGAGACGAACGTCGAGTTCTGGGCCGCGATCGTGCTCGACTACGCCGAGGTGCCGGCCAACATGTTCACCACGATGTTCACCTGCGCCCGCACCGGTGGCTGGTCGGCGCACATCCTGGAGCAGAAGCGCACCGGCCGCCTGATCCGCCCCTCCGCCGTCTACGTCGGACCGGGCACGCGCGCGGCCGACTCCGTCGAGGGCTGGAACCCCGCCTGGGGCGACTCCTCCGTCGACGACGAGCTCGTCGGCGGCGCGGACGCCTGA
- a CDS encoding type IV toxin-antitoxin system AbiEi family antitoxin domain-containing protein, whose translation MRPRLMAHALRQHGLVTRNQALRSGYSASEVRALTGRGTWHTVRRGVYAERTLWEQFDRDEMDRRRILAVFLQAEQPLYASHGSGGLLQHLALLEVSRRRIHMTAPRIDAGRGENGVVYHPARVSAVDTTTTPFGPVTSVARTVCDIARYDGYDAGIVAADRALRDGLPREELERVVSGMRNWPGVRAVRAVVEDADQGAENPGESLHRVVISRLGWGRPRLQVRVTDGGRTAYVDAMLGCHAFEFDGFGKYARAQTAETGDAPASVVFEEKRREDWLRSRPEIAGLSRSVWDEVWEEVRCAGEGPLLRRFRTQVDATIARVGMAAWMSSLDSSTRV comes from the coding sequence ATGCGACCACGACTCATGGCACACGCCCTCCGTCAGCACGGACTCGTCACGCGCAATCAGGCTTTGCGCTCCGGCTACTCCGCGAGCGAGGTGCGCGCCCTGACGGGGAGGGGGACCTGGCACACCGTCCGCCGAGGCGTGTACGCCGAGCGCACCCTCTGGGAGCAGTTCGACCGCGACGAGATGGACCGTCGACGGATCCTCGCCGTCTTCCTGCAGGCCGAGCAGCCGCTGTACGCCAGCCACGGCTCCGGCGGTCTGCTGCAGCACCTGGCACTGCTCGAGGTCAGCAGGCGACGCATCCACATGACGGCGCCGAGGATCGACGCCGGGCGGGGTGAGAACGGCGTGGTCTACCACCCGGCTCGGGTCAGCGCCGTCGACACCACGACGACCCCGTTCGGCCCCGTGACGTCGGTGGCGCGGACAGTGTGCGACATCGCGCGCTACGACGGGTACGACGCGGGCATCGTCGCGGCCGATCGCGCGCTGCGGGACGGCCTGCCGCGCGAGGAGTTGGAGCGTGTCGTGTCCGGCATGCGCAACTGGCCCGGCGTACGCGCCGTGCGTGCCGTTGTCGAGGACGCCGACCAGGGCGCCGAGAACCCGGGCGAGAGCCTGCACCGGGTCGTCATCAGCCGTCTGGGCTGGGGCCGGCCGCGCCTGCAGGTGCGCGTGACCGACGGCGGGCGCACCGCGTACGTCGACGCGATGCTCGGATGCCACGCCTTCGAGTTCGACGGCTTCGGCAAGTACGCGCGTGCCCAGACCGCGGAGACGGGAGATGCTCCCGCGAGCGTGGTCTTCGAGGAGAAGCGCCGCGAGGACTGGCTGCGGTCACGCCCCGAGATCGCGGGATTGTCACGCTCGGTCTGGGACGAGGTCTGGGAGGAGGTGCGGTGCGCCGGCGAGGGGCCGCTCCTCCGACGATTCCGTACGCAGGTCGACGCAACGATCGCACGCGTCGGCATGGCCGCGTGGATGAGCAGCCTGGACTCCTCGACGAGGGTCTGA